The Solenopsis invicta isolate M01_SB chromosome 3, UNIL_Sinv_3.0, whole genome shotgun sequence region TCCGCTACAGCATTTGCGGTCGTCGCGGGCTCAGGCGCTATCTCGCTTCACGCGTCCGGTTGTCGCCTGGATGCGCCCGCGATGACGTTGCTGCCCACCGCTCGCGTCCGCGTGTTGAATCGCTCCGGGCAGGCAATTGAGGCCCGCGCTCTTCTCGATCTCGGCGCGGAGCTCATCCTTGTCCGTGAATCGTTCGCGCAGCTCCTGCGGTGTCCTCGTCATCGCGCGAGCATTCCTCTACTCGAAGTCGGATCCTTACCATCGTACACCACGCGCGGCGCACTTGCTCTCCGATTGCAGTCCTGCGTCGACCCCACGTTTGGGTTCGACGCTGCTGCTTACGTTGTGCCTCGCGTGATAAGGCGGGCGCCGGGAGAGGAGGTGGACCCAACTGCGTGGAGCCATCTGGGCAATCTGCCTCTGGCTGATCCAACCTGGTATAAACCTGGACCGGTGGACCTCATCCTTGGCTCGGACGTCCTTGGCCACCTATTCGGCGAAACCTTCCGGCGTGGTACTCCGCGACAGCCAGTCGCGCAGCATTCCAAGCTCGGCTGGGTAATATACGGCCCGTCTGGCGTGGTGCCGAATCTGTCCACGCCCACTGCATCGCCGTCGCACGGCACTAGCAATTGCCCAGAACGGGAGCTCGAGACTCTACTTCACCAATTCTGGACGCAGGAGGAAGTCGCAGCCACGTCTCAATCCGCACTCACGGAGGATGAGGCTCACTGCGAGGCGCATTTTCGTGACACCCACCGGCGCTCCGCATCAGGCCGATACATTGTCCGCCTACCGTTTAAAACCTCTGTATCATCTCTCGGTGGCTCTCGCTCGCGCGCGGAGCGTACTCTCAGCCGACTGCAACAGCGCTTCGCCTCCAATCTACGCCGATTTTCTCCAGGAATACGAGACTCTCGGCCATATGGTTAAGACGTCGCCAGCAGACACGCATTCTGGCTCGTCGTTCTTCCTGCCGCATCACGGGGTACTGCGACCCGGCAGTTCATCGTCCAAATTGCGCGTCGTTTTCAATGGCTCAGCACCTTCCTCGTCCGGGGTCTCCCTCAACGAATGTCTGCACGTCGGCCCAAAGCTCCAACAGGATCTCGCCGATGTCTTGCTCCGCTGGCGTCGGTACAACTTCGTGTTTCTCGCCGACGTGGAAAAGATGTACCGACAGATCGAGGTCCATCCACACGACCGCCATTTTCAACGGATTCTCTGAAGCAAGGACGGGCCACCCCAGGAGTATCTCTTGTGTATGGTGACCTATGGGTTGTCGTGCGCTCCGTACCTCGCCCTGCGCGTACTGTCGCAGCTCGCCGCCGATGACGGCCATCGATTTTCACTGGCCGCCCCAGTTTTCCAAAGTGAGATGTACGTCGACGACGTCCTGTCCGGCGCGGATACGCTATCTCTCGCGCAATCCAAGGCCGAGCAGTTGAACAGTCTGCTCATGGCGGGCGGTTTTCGCTTGCACAAATGGGTGTCAAACGATCCCGCCGTCCTTACCAAAGTCGAGGATGCTCGCATTGCGTCTACTGCACCAAGAGCTTTCTCGCTCGACGCATTGCCCCGGGGCTCTCGGTCTCGCCTGGAACCCTCGTGATGACTTCTTTATCTTTCAGTTGAACTTGCCGCGGGCATCCACCACGTTGACTAAGCGAGTGGTGCTCTCACGAGTCGCTCAACTGTTTGATCCTCTAGGGTGGATCGCTCCCATCATCGTCGTGGCGAAAATCTTTCTCCAAGGTCTGTGGAAGCTCCAAGTGCCGTGGGACCAGCCACTTCCTGCACCGTGGGCTCAACGATGGCTGGACTTCGAGGGGGAACTAAATGCCATCtcgtctatctctctctctctccctgacTCGGCATCCATCCCTCCGCCTCCATGGAAATCCACGGGTTTTCGGATGCTTCGAACGCAGCCCTCGGAGCTGTGTTCTACCTTCGATGTATCACGATCGAAGGTCAAACAACGGTGTCACTGATCACCGGAAAGAGTAAGGTCGCTCCGCTCAAGCGTACGACGATACCGCGCCTCGAACTTTCTGCAGCCTTGCTTTTGTCTCGCCTTCTGTCCCGAGTCCGTACGACTCTTCAACTCTCGAGCACGCCGGCGCATCTTTGGACTGATTCCAGCGTGGTCCTGGCATGGCTGCAAGGCCACCCATCCAGATGGAGGGACTTCGTGGCGAACAAAGTCATCGCTATTCACGATCTCGCTCCCGACGCTTCCTGGCATCATGTCAGCGGGACCGATAACCCCGCGGACTGTGCTTCGCGGGGCCTCTCTCCTCGAGAGCTTCTAACGCATCGACTCTGGTAGGATGGCCCACCTTGGCTTTCCTCTCACCTCGCGTCCTGGAACACCGCAGCTCCGCCTCCGGATGGTGCCATCGATTTGGAGGAGCGACCGGCTCGACCGTGCCATGCGAATGTGGCTCGTCCAGGCGCTCTCTGGGAGCTCGTCTTCCGCTATACCAAGTTCATGCGCTTGATCCGTATCACTGCCTGGCTGTTTCGGGCTGCCGCTCGATTTCGACGACGCCTTCCCGACACCGACGCCCTCGCGCTCACACCGCAGAAAATAGCCGCTGTCGAAAAGTTCTGGGTGCTGCACAATCAAAGGGCACATTTCGCAGCTGAACTTGCCACTCTCTCTCAAGGCTTCGCGCTTCCTCGCTCACATCCGTTCCTGCCTTACTCCATTCCTCGATCCGGAAGGCGTCCTCCGACTTGGCGGGCGGCTTCAAAATTTTCAGCTCGATCCCGACGCTAAGCATCCCATCCTCTTGCCGCGCGATTCGTTTTTCTCGCACCTCATAATCGAGGAAACCCACAGCCGCACCCTACATGGGGGCGTCCAACTCGTCCTCGTCACTCTGAGGCGTAAATTTTGGATCCTCGGCGGTCGAGCTCCCATCAGGAAGGTCATTCGGCGTTGCGTCCGATGTGCTCGTTATCGGGCCGCCGCCGCGGAAGAACTTATGGGTCAACTTCCTCCTTCCCAAGTTACTCCTTCCCGGCCCTTCACCAACGCCGGAGTGGACTACGCCGGACAGTTCCTCCTGAAATCATGGCCCGGTCGCTGCGCTCGTCGTTACAAGGCCTTCCTGGTCCTTTTCGTTTGCATGGCCACCTCCGCCGTGCATTTGGAGCTCACCACCGACTATTCAACAGCTGGATTCCTGGCCGCCTTCAAGAGATTCTGCTCTCGTCGTGGGATCTGTGCCACACTCACAAGCGACTGTGGCACCAACCTCGTTGGAGCGGATGCGGAATTACGACGGATGTTCTCCTCCGCCTCCAAAGATGTGGGTGAGCTGGCTAACCTCTTAGCCTCCGACGGCACTCGGTGGATTTTCAACCCCCCCGCCACGCCGCATTTCGGCGGCAAGTGGGAAGCGGCCGTCAAATCGACCAAGTTTCACCTGAAGCGAGTTATTGGTGACACTCTCCTCACCTACGAGGAGTTCACCACCGTTCTCGTTCAAATCGAGGCCGTGCTCAACCCATCTGTCCAATGTCTGAGGACCCATCGGACATCGACGCGCTCACGCCCGCTCATTTTTTGACGGGTGACCCACTCACGCTAGTTCCAGAACCATCGCTCACGGACATCCCGCTCGGTCGACTCTCCCGGTGGCAACAGGTTCGACTTATGGTCGAACGATTTTGGCAGCGCTGGTCCACCGAATACCTTCAACGGCTGCAAGACGTTGCTAAATGGCAACATTCCTCCAGACAGATCAAGGTGGGATCCTTTGTCCTGATTAGGGACGAGCGTTATCCCCCTGCCAAGTGGCCACTCGGACGGGTCCTTGAAACGCACGCTGGCGCCGATGGACTCATCCACGTCGTGACCGTGCGCACGGCCACTTCGATCTTCAAGCGACCCATTGCAAAGCTCTGCCCGTTACCTATACCGACCAAAGCTTCCAGCAATGTTTAAACGCGCTTCGAGCCGGCCATTATCTCTACCGCAGGACGAGCTACTCATCCATTCACGTGTCGCGCTTCGTTTCGGCGTCTTGTCAGACCCCGAGGCGGGCGGAAATGTTCAGAGCAAAATCGATCCTTTCTCAATTTCTACCCGcgttattattcaaaatattgactCAGAGCATTCCTCCCTGCCGCGTTGCTACACGAAGAATATCACGCGTAAATACGCTCATGTTCGCGTGATTTGCTCCAAACTGAGCCAATCAGCGGGTTCCTCGCGCTACTGCTCGCCGCCAAAATCGCGGATCCTCGCTGCTCGCATTCCGGAGCGCGCCAGTCTTTCGCTATTCGGCGTGCAGACAATCTCTCGCACTCGCTCAGTATCCAAGTTATTGTCTCGCGCATATCATTACTCTGTTGAAAATTCGCAGTTGAATAAAGTCAGTGCTTTACCTCTCTCTGTATTCCAGTCTTCTTTCTCCCATCCTTTCTTACTAAGCTTATCTTAAATTTCTCTGAACATTTTCGTGAacgtttactttgtctgtggcagccgctaaggttacacgtgtttttatgagctcggcgattttcgtttctgaaaaaaaatggatcaaagaatttgtaccaaattttgcgtaataaataacataaagtgtaacaaagtgtgtgaaatgttaacaaaggcctatggtgagtctgctatgagtaaaacaagagtttacgagtggtataatcgtttccaagatggtCGTGAAGACGTTAAAaatgacgaacgccaaggacgccccagcacatcaagaaccgatgaaaacgtcgaaaaagtgaaagaaatggttatgaacaatcaccaaatcacaatcagagaagtcgctgatgatgttggcatatcaattggctcaTGCCATGACATTAAACGCCCGtatttatggaaaaacaattcatggcttttgcaccacgataatgcacctgctcacacttaattgcttgttcgtgaatttttggccaaaaacaatactgtaatgatgccccagcctccatattcgccagacatggctctgtgtgactttttcctatttccaaaaataaagagaaccttaaagggccgtcgttttacaagcataaaTGACATTgaaagcgcatcgctgaaagagctaaaggctatcccaaagatcgagtttgagaagtgtttcggggattggaagaagcgctggcataagtgcataatatctaatggtgactattttaaagacgacaacattaatgtagaggaataaataaatatttttttcaaaaaacgaaaattcccggtattttttgaacacacctcgtatatatatatatattgtgacgtgacatcccgtttggctgtccgtcacagggatcgtaagatccgagcgaggagcgcacgctgcggctttacgcctctcggctcggagacggacgtgtcggcgagtgcgcttataattccgcgtttttgttttgtgtgcgtgtgtccgtccgttaattttagcgacgtttgtcggatcggcggctagcgcATATTCCTTTTTTTGTATCGACAAGATCTCACCCGACGAGCAGactagaagaaggaggaggctgCCGCCACTGgagaccttccggaccgtgcgcaggatcgcagtagcgcgcacgacaggtgatctctcttcatttaattatgttacttcttaccgtcgcgcctgtacgcaacagtgaagccgctgaaattgcaggacgcaaagaggaaaggtccggcgtaggagatgtcgacactccgcgcagatcatcgcgtaggagactccgaacgaggagctgcgagggAAAGTTCCGgacgtggtcccgagcgcgggggcaccggacgtcgaagagtccgtagggatagccgtccggcctcggggaaaccacgggaagagtcgcaagctgcccgaagacaccgacctacctcgaattgcgcgccgcgacgcgacagcctgattagagggtcgcgaggaccgcgttatcaggcggaaccaatagcgcggcgcgacgaacccccgtgcgtgggggcgagagatcctgcgtgccgcctgccgaatttcctcgcgctatcgatcacttcgctgtggatcgtcacCGGTGCGACATTAGgagccgagacgacgggagccgcTTTCGAAGCCAAGTCACATTCCCGCACGAGGACGAGTTCGGGCCCggccagcgtcgtggtgagacgaacgaactagtgtaaagccaccgatttcgccggccggatgagtcgcgcgtgcgagagTCGCCTTTAGAATTCACGTTCGCCGTACAATCCTCCGCCGGAACGGGAACACGCTAGTGCTCGCGTTCGGTCCGCGTGCTCAACcgccgtgcgcctcatccgaccaagtcgcgtcttgatcctttcggttccgtttattgagagcgtcgccgacaccacagccaagtcgcgttaattgtgatGCATTCTTGTATGTCGTATGTAGTATGTATGCGTTTCTGTTGGGCGATGTCCGTTTTGTTCGGCGTACTTCCGAACGCTTGCTTCGTACCGAATCGCCATCATTTTGCGTGAAttgagagtgcgtgtgtagagtGACGAGAGTGCACGGTGTTTGTCTGCCGCCGCTCAGAATGGAATTGTgcctctctccgttcggtgagctcgtaccgacgaccgcgtgaTATTTTCCGCTCGCGTCCGGGTCGCGAAACACCGTCGCCGAACCTTGTAAGTAGCGTGATCTATCGgaaatatattgttcatttcTATCGGGCTGAAGCGTTGTCTCTAAgttccctctctctcctctgTCTCCTCGTCCGtcgcgaaccaccccctctgccaattccgtggctgagctaccggttaaaagagcccgttattgcccgtgacgaagtagagtattttcgcgtttccttttccggtatgaatcgagagatcggtcacgttccgatctaagagtggcacgctcgctcgtgcctggcgcccaatcgtatcGACTAACTTCGCGCTTTTGATATGAGCGACTTCGCGATTACCGTGGCtgcctaactagcgtcacgagcaattaacgcagttgcaccacgctcgtgagtgcggtcgcaaatTTGGCGCCCAACGTGGGGCCCAGAGATGTTGGAAAGTAGAAATTCTGCAAGTATC contains the following coding sequences:
- the LOC105202951 gene encoding uncharacterized protein LOC105202951, with amino-acid sequence MQPGQSAASEASPSATAFAVVAGSGAISLHASGCRLDAPAMTLLPTARVRVLNRSGQAIEARALLDLGAELILVRESFAQLLRCPRHRASIPLLEVGSLPSYTTRGALALRLQSCVDPTFGFDAAAYVVPRVIRRAPGEEVDPTAWSHLGNLPLADPTWYKPGPVDLILGSDVLGHLFGETFRRGTPRQPVAQHSKLGWVIYGPSGVVPNLSTPTASPSHGTSNCPERELETLLHQFWTQEEVAATSQSALTEDEAHCEAHFRDTHRRSASGRYIVRLPFKTSVSSLGGSRSRAERTLSRLQQRFASNLRRFSPGIRDSRPYG
- the LOC105202952 gene encoding uncharacterized protein LOC105202952, yielding MGQLPPSQVTPSRPFTNAGVDYAGQFLLKSWPGRCARRYKAFLVLFVCMATSAVHLELTTDYSTAGFLAAFKRFCSRRGICATLTSDCGTNLVGADAELRRMFSSASKDVGELANLLASDGTRWIFNPPATPHFGGKWEAAVKSTKFHLKRVIGDTLLTYEEFTTVLVQIEAVLNPSVQFPEPSLTDIPLGRLSRWQQVRLMVERFWQRWSTEYLQRLQDVAKWQHSSRQIKVGSFVLIRDERYPPAKWPLGRVLETHAGADGLIHVVTVRTATSIFKRPIAKLCPLPIPTKASSNV